A single window of Rhodamnia argentea isolate NSW1041297 chromosome 5, ASM2092103v1, whole genome shotgun sequence DNA harbors:
- the LOC115730275 gene encoding SEC14 cytosolic factor-like isoform X2, whose amino-acid sequence MEFNEASVGGGAEEEEAPQVISEVEKSKIGIMRAVVEREDPSAKDVDDFMIRRFLRARDLDVEKASKLFLKCLSWRRSFVPNGAISASEIPNELAQQKLFMQGLDKMGRPIVVGYGGRHIPSKGSLEEFKRFMVYSLDKICSRIPGGQEKFVCIVDLEGWGYKNSDVRGYLAALSILQDCYPERLGKLFLIHVPYIFMTAWKMFYPFIDPKTKKKFVFVENKKLRTTLLGDIDESQLPDAYGGRLPLVPIEDC is encoded by the exons ATGGAGTTCAACGAAGCGAGCGTGGGCGGCggagcagaggaggaggaggcgccTCAGGTGATCAGCGAGGTCGAGAAAAGCAAAATCGGCATCATGCGAGCCGTCGTGGAGCGGGAAGATCCTTCTGCCAag GATGTCGATGATTTTATGATCCGGAGGTTTCTGCGAGCTCGCGATCTAGATGTAGAGAAGGCTTCTAAGCTATTTCTGAAGTGCCTGAGCTGGAGACGGTCTTTCGTTCCAAATGGGGCTATATCGGCTTCAGAAATTCCCAATGAGCTTGCTCAGCAGAAGTTGTTTATGCAAGGTCTTGATAAAATGGGACGGCCTATAGTAGTTGGATACGGGGGTAGGCATATCCCTTCCAAAGGAAGTCTTGAGGAGTTCAAGC GTTTCATGGTCTACAGTCTTGACAAAATATGTTCCAG AATCCCTGGAGGGCAGGAGAAGTTTGTGTGCATAGTAGATCTCGAAGGATGGGGATACAAAAATAGCGATGTACGTGGGTACTTAGCAGCACTGTCAATCTTGCAG GACTGCTATCCAGAGAGGCTGGGCAAGCTCTTTCTTATTCATGTGCCTTACATATTTATGACTGCATGGAAGATGTTTTACCCATTCATCGACCCTAAGACGAAAAAGAAG TTTGTTTTCGTCGAGAACAAAAAACTGAGAACGACTCTGCTTGGGGACATCGATGAAAGCCAGCTCCCAGATGCCTATGGAGGCAGGTTGCCACTTGTTCCCATTGAAGACTGCTAA
- the LOC125314951 gene encoding uncharacterized protein LOC125314951 → MAHQLGTEPTYAATFERTFQKKDKTWIRDRAKSVKEKYDELLMSTASGGDGGAASEPTADNMALWVEASGGMKEGKYLAWDPCRGYTQQRLLEVHHPTRLFQGRNESRRK, encoded by the exons ATG gcacatCAATTGGGGACCGAACCGACGTATGCAGCTACATTTGAAcgcacatttcaaaagaaagataagacatggattCGCGATCGAGCAAAATCTGTTAAG gaaaaatatgacgaGCTTTTAATGAGTACTGCTAGTGGCGGTGATGGTGGAGCTGCGTCCGAGCCAACGGCTGACAATATGGCATTATGGGTGGAGGCATCAGGTGGAATGAAAGAGGGAAAATATTTGGCATGGGATCCTTGTCGAGGATATACACAGCAAAGGCTGCTAGAAGTTCATCATCCAACACGGCTATTTCAAGGACGAAACGAGTCGAGGAGGAAATGA
- the LOC115730275 gene encoding SEC14 cytosolic factor-like isoform X1 codes for MEFNEASVGGGAEEEEAPQVISEVEKSKIGIMRAVVEREDPSAKLQDVDDFMIRRFLRARDLDVEKASKLFLKCLSWRRSFVPNGAISASEIPNELAQQKLFMQGLDKMGRPIVVGYGGRHIPSKGSLEEFKRFMVYSLDKICSRIPGGQEKFVCIVDLEGWGYKNSDVRGYLAALSILQDCYPERLGKLFLIHVPYIFMTAWKMFYPFIDPKTKKKFVFVENKKLRTTLLGDIDESQLPDAYGGRLPLVPIEDC; via the exons ATGGAGTTCAACGAAGCGAGCGTGGGCGGCggagcagaggaggaggaggcgccTCAGGTGATCAGCGAGGTCGAGAAAAGCAAAATCGGCATCATGCGAGCCGTCGTGGAGCGGGAAGATCCTTCTGCCAag TTGCAGGATGTCGATGATTTTATGATCCGGAGGTTTCTGCGAGCTCGCGATCTAGATGTAGAGAAGGCTTCTAAGCTATTTCTGAAGTGCCTGAGCTGGAGACGGTCTTTCGTTCCAAATGGGGCTATATCGGCTTCAGAAATTCCCAATGAGCTTGCTCAGCAGAAGTTGTTTATGCAAGGTCTTGATAAAATGGGACGGCCTATAGTAGTTGGATACGGGGGTAGGCATATCCCTTCCAAAGGAAGTCTTGAGGAGTTCAAGC GTTTCATGGTCTACAGTCTTGACAAAATATGTTCCAG AATCCCTGGAGGGCAGGAGAAGTTTGTGTGCATAGTAGATCTCGAAGGATGGGGATACAAAAATAGCGATGTACGTGGGTACTTAGCAGCACTGTCAATCTTGCAG GACTGCTATCCAGAGAGGCTGGGCAAGCTCTTTCTTATTCATGTGCCTTACATATTTATGACTGCATGGAAGATGTTTTACCCATTCATCGACCCTAAGACGAAAAAGAAG TTTGTTTTCGTCGAGAACAAAAAACTGAGAACGACTCTGCTTGGGGACATCGATGAAAGCCAGCTCCCAGATGCCTATGGAGGCAGGTTGCCACTTGTTCCCATTGAAGACTGCTAA
- the LOC115730163 gene encoding probable beta-1,4-xylosyltransferase IRX10, whose product MRAWLWVFAVALVGSFAQSLGAEQRAHTERISGSAGDVLEDNPVGRLKVYVYELPSKYNKKLLQKDPRCLNHMFAAEIFMHRFLLSSPVRTLNPEEADWFYTPIYTTCDLTPTGLPLPFKSPRMTRSAIQLISSKWPYWNRTEGADHFFVVPHDFGACFHYQEEKAIDRGILSLLRHATLVQTFGQRNHVCLKEGSITIPPYAPPQKMQAHLIPQDTPRSIFVYFRGLFYDVNNDPEGGYYARGARAAVWENFKDNPLFDISTDHPTTYYEDMQRAVFCLCPLGWAPWSPRLVEAVVFGCIPVIIADDIVLPFADAIPWEEIGVFVAEEDVPDLDTILTSISPEVILRKQRLLANPSMKRAMLFPQPAQSGDAFHQILNGLARKLPHHKSVYLKTSEKVLNWTAGPVGDLKPW is encoded by the exons ATGAGGGCTTGGTTGTGGGTTTTCGCGGTCGCTCTTGTTGGGTCGTTTGCCCAGAGTCTTGGTGCGGAGCAGAGGGCGCACACGGAGCGGATTTCAG GAAGCGCGGGTGACGTCCTTGAGGATAATCCAGTGGGAAGGTTGAAAGTGTATGTTTACGAGCTTCCAAgcaaatacaacaaaaaactcCTCCAGAAGGACCCTCGATGCCTCAACCATATGTTTGCTGCTGAAATCTTTATGCATAGATTCCTTCTATCTAGCCCTGTTCGTACTCTTAATCCTGAGGAAGCAGACTGGTTCTATACCCCTATATACACCACATGTGATCTTACGCCCACCGGCTTGCCGTTACCATTCAAATCTCCTAGAATGACGAGAAGTGCAATCCAACTTATTTCTTCAAAATGGCCATATTGGAATCGGACAGAAGGGGCAGATCATTTCTTTGTTGTACCACATGATTTTGGAGCGTGCTTTCATTATCAG GAAGAGAAAGCTATTGACCGTGGAATTCTGTCATTACTCCGGCATGCTACTTTAGTCCAGACTTTTGGACAGAGAAACCATGTGTGCTTGAAGGAAGGTTCGATAACAATTCCTCCTTATGCCCCTCCTCAGAAAATGCAGGCTCACCTGATTCCTCAAGACACTCCTCGTTCCATCTTTGTGTACTTCCGTGGCTTATTTTATGACGTGAACAATGACCCTGAAGGTGGCTATTATGCAAG AGGAGCAAGGGCAGCTGTTTGGGAGAACTTCAAGGACAATCCGCTCTTCGACATCTCAACCGACCATCCAACTACATACTACGAAGACATGCAACGGGCCGTATTCTGCTTGTGCCCGCTGGGGTGGGCCCCCTGGAGCCCTCGGCTCGTGGAAGCCGTCGTGTTCGGCTGCATCCCCGTGATCATAGCGGACGACATCGTCCTGCCTTTCGCAGACGCTATTCCATGGGAGGAAATCGGAGTTTTTGTGGCCGAGGAAGACGTCCCCGACTTAGACACGATCCTGACGTCTATCTCTCCAGAAGTGATCTTAAGAAAGCAGAGGCTTCTCGCAAATCCTTCGATGAAACGGGCGATGCTGTTCCCTCAACCTGCTCAATCAGGAGACGCCTTCCACCAGATACTCAACGGACTAGCTCGGAAGTTGCCGCACCACAAGAGTGTTTACCTGAAGACCAGCGAAAAGGTCTTGAACTGGACAGCCGGTCCAGTTGGGGATCTAAAACCATGGTAA